The Trichocoleus sp. FACHB-46 genome has a segment encoding these proteins:
- a CDS encoding adenylate/guanylate cyclase domain-containing protein has product MHPQNTKAELHRLLQVRNEYPEKAAEIDAQIHTIFAETHAILVLDMSGFSRLTIRYGITHFLAMIHRLGAIATPLVEQDRGTVIKQEADNLFAIFPTVDAAVSAAVDILKSLAAVNSGLPDAMDLYASIGIGYGEVLLVAGADLYGNEMNLASKLGEDLARTNEILLTESAFQQLQASTWACEAINLSVSGLELMAYQVQFTK; this is encoded by the coding sequence ATGCACCCTCAAAACACCAAAGCTGAATTGCACCGCCTACTTCAAGTTCGCAACGAGTACCCCGAAAAGGCAGCTGAGATTGACGCTCAAATTCACACCATTTTTGCCGAAACTCACGCAATTTTGGTGCTGGATATGTCGGGCTTTTCTCGACTCACAATTCGGTATGGCATTACGCACTTCCTAGCCATGATCCATCGCTTGGGTGCGATCGCAACGCCTCTCGTCGAACAGGACCGAGGAACTGTAATCAAACAAGAAGCTGATAACTTATTTGCGATTTTTCCGACTGTTGATGCTGCGGTGAGCGCTGCGGTGGATATCCTAAAAAGCCTAGCGGCTGTCAATTCTGGCCTACCAGATGCAATGGATTTGTACGCTAGCATTGGCATTGGCTACGGGGAAGTGTTGCTGGTAGCAGGAGCAGATCTGTACGGCAACGAGATGAACTTAGCTTCCAAGCTAGGGGAAGACCTGGCCCGAACTAATGAGATTTTACTTACGGAGTCGGCGTTTCAGCAGTTGCAAGCCAGCACTTGGGCTTGTGAAGCGATCAACCTTTCTGTGTCTGGGTTAGAGCTAATGGCCTATCAGGTGCAGTTTACCAAGTGA